The genomic interval ATTCAAACACAAGGGGGATAGTTGTTTCTCTGCGTCCTCCGAATATGATGCCATCCAATGGAACACCAGTGGGACTATTAAATTGATCTGATACATCAGGGTACTGTTCAATGGGAGAAGTAAAGCGAGAATTTGGATGTGCTGCGATTTTACCTGATCGTGGATCCATAGGTTCGCCCTGCCAATCAAAGACTTTGCTGTTCGGAACAGGAAGGCCTTCCCACCAGGGATCACCAGTTTCTGTCAGTGCCACGTTAGTAAAAATCGTATTCCTGCGCACGGTTTCCATTGCATTTGGATTGGTTTTATAACTGGTTCCTGGGACAACCCCAAAGAATCCGTTCTCAGGGTTGATAGCATACAATCTTCCATCCTTACCTGGACGGATCCAAGCGATATCATCGCCTATAAGTCTCGTTTTCCAGCCAAGATCAGAATACCTCTTAGGTGGTTTTATCATAGCAAGATTTGTCTTGCCACTTGCACTGGGAAAAGCTGCAGAAAAATAATACTTCTTCTTACTGGGCGTTTCAACTTCAAGCAGTAGCATATGCTCTGCCATCCAGCCCTTCTCCTTTGCCCTTACGCTGGCAATCCTGAGGGCATGGCATTTCTTGCTCAACAAAGCGTTGCCACCGTACGCAGAATTTATACTTACAATGTGGGCATCGAGATCAGTGCGTTTCCAAGGAAAATGCAAAATATATCTGTTTTTTGGGTCTAGGTTTCCAGAAACATGGATGCCTTTAATCCAATCTTCCATATAAGAATAACCTTCGACCTTAGAAGTGCCCATTCTGGTCATTATCTTCATGTTCGCTACCACGTAAGGACTGTCTGTTATCTCAACACCGATCTGCGAGAACTCAGATGATAATGGGCCCATAACATAGGGAACAACATACATTGTTTTTCCTTTCATGCTCCCTCTAATTAGCTTATTGCATATTTCGTCAGCCTGATCGACAGACATGTAGTTGTTTAGTGGACCGACATCTTCGGGATCTTCAGAGCATATGTATGTGGACTTTTCTGTTCTAGCCACATCCATTGGATTGCTCCTATATAGATAGCAATCAGGGTATCTTTCTCTGTTTAATGCTATAATCTCTTTCTCCCGCAGCATCTGATCCAGAACGGACTTGTATTCCTTCTCACTGCCATCACAAACATACACACGATCAGGATTGGCAAGTTCCGAAACTTTTCTTGCCCATCTATCTATTGACGTTATGCTGGTTTTTTCCATTTAATTGCACCCGATTCAGAGACATGGAGATGACGCAAATCCTCCATTATAATTGTAATGGTTTATGTGTTAATATATTTAAAAGGTTTCGAAATCACAGTGCTTTGAGTTCGGCAAATGCAGAATATACGATCAGACCAACTTAATTATAAGTCCTATCAATTTACCTTTCAGAAGGGTCTGTGGGGTAGCCTGGTATCCTTCCAGCTTCGGGAGTTGGAAACTCCGGTCCAAATCCGGACAGACCCACTGATATTTTTGTACGCGCCAATAAATCCAGACTAGTATTAACATCTTAAGCAAAGTGTAAAACTATCAATGACCTTACATGATAATATTGGGAAACTAGGCCCGAACGTTTTTTTAGAAACGTTACCAAAACCGAGTGAAACAAGCATTTTTATCTACAGCAATATGAACTGGAGAATTGTTTTCTCTGAACTCTTCGTAAAAATATATTTATGCGGAGGGCCGGATTCGAACCGGCGGACCCCTACGGGAATGGACCCTGAATCCATCGCCTTTAACCTAGCTCGACAACCTCCGCTTCATACTGGGAATGTTTTTTGCTTACATATTACTTTTGAGTCAAAATCGATCAGAGAAATACGTTATGATCAGGAAACAAAGTAACATCGGACATTTCTAAAGTGCACATTATTTGGAAACGGCATCTTATAGATTCGTCTGTGCGAGGGCATCCGAAAATGAACGTCGGAGTTCAACAGTCTTATTGTGTGCGATCTTCAGAATCTCTGGATACTTATCTGACCCGATCTTTCTGACCAGTTTGATCGAAGAATCAAGACTGATCCTATGCCCTGCACTAACAATGGTTTTTTTGTTGATGATATAACCAGCTCTATTGTTTTCGTTCATAATCCAATTCCCACTAACTTTCCCGGTCAGTATAGATTTTGATACACCTATTGTAGGTACATCAAGAATTAGGCCTGCAAAACTAGCAAGGCCTATTTTTCTCGGATGGAGATAACCACTCGCGTCTACCAAAAGCGTCCCTTTGTATCCTTTGCATAATTTAGAGATAAATCTGAATTCCCGATATGCTAGATAACTCGGAATATATGGAAATCTTACTGGAAGGACGATAGTTGCTATGTCTATATCGTCCCCGTCCTGAGACACGAATGCCGCATACCCATTAAAATCATCATACGAGACATCTATTGCGCCAATAAGATCGAAGTTGAAATCGTCTTCGAGAACTACGTAATTCGATAATAGATTTTGTTCCTCTTGCATTTTTTTTAGCGGATAGATAGTGTTGAAATGACCAAAGAAGTAATCTTTGAAGTTATCAATCGCTCCATTTTTAATAGATATACCATCAGCATTTAATCTTCTAATTTTCTCTTCTGTACCGAGTGGGTGAGTGTATTTCCAGACCTCGCCTGTGGATTTTACGACACGATAACAGGGGATAGTGTCTGGATTTTCGTTTATGGATAGCATGTATCCACACGCTCTTGCAGAAACAGGATCTCCTAGTGCTTTTGCTAGAGAACCATACGTAGAAACTTTTCCTCTCGGGATCTGAGAAACAAGACCATAAAAATAAGAATACAAGTCATAGTCCTCAAAATCTGTTCTAAATAGCATGCATTTAATTGAATACCGCCTCGAATAAATAAATTGCTAAAAATTCAGGCATTCTTTTTGAAAAGGCATCGTCGCGAAATGACGATTTCAGGAATATATAGTATAAATTTGTCTATATATTAGAATGTTTAATAACAGAGATTGTCATTTCCGTTTTAATGTTTGAGAATTCCTTTCAGAAGCTTGCTAGGATATCCTCAAAGCATTCTATCAAAGTTTTAATTATTTGGTTAATACTACTCTTTGTTCTCCTCCCTTTTGCATCATTACTATTTAGCCAGACCTCATATAACCTTGCCTCGAGTGTCGTTCCTCCGAATTCTATGGCTACTAGGGCGAACAACCTACAATCGGAGTATTTTCCGTCAAATTCTACTAATTCATCCGCAATGGCGATCGTTACAACGGGTACATCTGTAACCTCTAACGGAACTATGGGGAATTTCAACAAAGCTGAAGCGGGAGTAGTTAGCTATTTGCAAGGGCAAGGGATTAAATCTAACTTTACTTCAATAGTATCGATAGAAAATTCTAGCCTTATTGGAGGGGCCAAATTAGGTCTTGGCCTTGTCAATGGAACTTATCCTTTGATCCAGTCTGTTTCTCAGATGAATGCCACGGTAAATATGACAATAGGAGTTGAATTTGGTCTCCCAGCCATTTATTTAGATACTTATAATTCTACGTCTTATAATAGAAATGATGCATTCAATAAAATGCTGGCTAATTCGACCACGCCATTGACTAAAAATTTTACATTATCTTTTGCTCAGGAGCTAAATACCACAAGTGTAAACATAACAAACATTAGCAATGCGATCAATTATACTGTAAGGAATCAGTCATCTAATTTTTCAAAGCTTATTTCAAAGAATCAAAATCTCCAATACTTCTTCACTTCTGTGGTAAGTGCTATAAATTTCGGCAATTATTTAAGCGCTGAAAACGCTAAACATCTCCCATCACTCGTCAAGGAGGTTTCAATACCGATAATTAAACAAGCATTACCAAGCAAAGCGACAAAGTTCATCGTAAATGATTTGAATATTTCAGTAAGTTCGTTCATAGGAAATGTACTGAATCTTACTTCATTTAACCCGCACTTTTTCCAAAATTTAACCGCGCTTTTGGTAGCTCATGGCGTTAATTCCTATTTTTATAGAAGCCCGTTTGTTTCAACTGGAAGTAACAGCGGCCTTCAAACGTTCATAAAAGACCTAAATAACACCAAGAATATTGGTCTTGTAACTTCGAGAATATTATTGAATGATAGTTTCTCAAACTACCCTATCTTACCAGCAAGAAACGTGTATAACCAGTTTATCGGCACTGATAACAGTACAGTTATATTCTTGTTAGATGTAAGTGTGAATCTAAGCGTCAGCCAGATTAGCAAGGTCCATTCAATTTTCTTAAGTTACCTTGATCCTTCTAATGTTAAAGTGTACGTTGCCGGTGCAGCTGCGTTGGATAACCAGATAGGATCAGAAACACTAGGCGGGATGGAAAGGGCTCTGATCATTGGAATAGCGCTATCGATAGTTGTTGTTGGAATATTCTTCAGATCTGTGACCGCTGCGTTTTTACCTCTGACTGTCTTTGGATTTTCAGCTGCTATTTCTTTGGCGATAAATGGTCTGCTTTACAAATACGTGCTGCATGCAACGGTATCATTCGTTACTCCTACGTTGCTTCTTATCCTGCTTCTGGGACTTTCGAGTGATTACAGCGTATACATAATGGCAAGGTATAGGAGAGAAATGCGACATGGAAATCCTGATCCCGTTTCTGAGACCGGAAAGTGGGCAGGACATGCTGTATTTACCTCAGGATTTACAGTTGCTATTTCTTACGTAGTGTTGTATCTCTCTCATGTACCGATAATGAGTGATGCCGGGATCACAAATGCAATAGGCGTTGTCGTTGCAATACTTGTTGCTAACACCTTGCTTATTGCTATAATAAGCCACTTTCAAAAGAGAGTCTTTGGCATCAGAAAGGAGGACAGCACTAAAACAGAAAGAAATGTTATGGCTGGCATCGCTCACACTGTAGTTAAGAACAAAGGAAAAATTGTTGTTGTATTCCTCATCCTTTCTTTGGTTGGTGGGTATTTCTATTTTACAACCCCAACGAACATGAATGTTTTTTCCTTGATCCCAAGCAGTAGCGGTGTCCAGGCTATTGATGCTGTAAACAGCAGTTTTAATGGGGATTTTTTTGATAGAGGATTTATAGTGATAGAATTTCCTTCACCAGTTTACAGCAAAGAAACTGGATTCAATACGACGGAAATAAACCAGGTAACTGCAATTGAAAATAAGATAATCGAAACTAAGGGCATTAGTGAAGTTTTCGGGCCCACTATGCCATTCGGGACTTATGTCCCTTATAATTATTCGGGCATTCCGAGCAGATACGTGGACGATTACCTTAATCAATCTCTTACTTTTGTAGGCACTGATTCTAGATACATAATGCTGGACTTTCAGCTCAGTAATTTGGCCTGGCTGAGCTCATCGTCATCAGTTGTTTCTTCTCTACCAGGTGTAATAAACAGTGCAGGTGGCAATGTTGTATCAACAGATATCGGAGGGCTTACCCAAGGCCTGAACGATGCATTCAGTTATACCTCCAGCAGTTTTGACAAGATGGTCCCGATACTGTGCATAGCTATATTCGCTATTCTACTACTCCAGCTTGGTTCTGTTTTTACACCGATACGTTTGATACTCATGGTGCTTGCCTCCGTTGTTATCTCGCTCGTTATAGCATATGCGATAGACATTTTTGCCCTCTCCTACCCTATAATAATATTTCTCCCCTTGTTTACTGTTGTGACTTTATTGGCAGTTGGATTAGATTACGATATTTTCATGGTTGCGCGAGTAAGGGAAGAGGTAATAAAAGGAAGAAGTGATACTGAGGGTATAAGAACAAGTATAACAGAGAACGGAGGTGTAATAACTACCCTTGGAATTCTTCTCTTTGTTACCTTTGGATCGCTCGTATTCAGTGATGTTGGCATAATTACTGAAATGGGGATCGGGCTCGCTCTTGGAGTTCTTGTGGACACATTTGTAAGCTGGCCATTTTTTGTCCCCGCTATCATGCTCTATCTTGAAAAATATAACTGGTGGCCTTCTAAACTTTCAAAGAGAAATTAATTGAATCAGCTATTATTTTGCCAATTTGAAATAGAATCGATCCTTGGAATTAGTTACTCATTTACAGATTATTCCAAAACTGCATAAAATAAGAAATTGATTTTGATATCTTTGGATGGAACCCTTTTTCCGAAAGCTTTAACTGTACACGGTTATTTTTATTAACAATATTTTCCTTACTGGGATATATGTATGCCAATATTTCACACATATTTTCAGTTTACATTGTACTGAAAGGAACAGAAGTTACAGTGTATAGTATACTATTAATAATTATTGGGTTCCTAGTTGGAGCGTGGATAACTCGGTTACTTCTAAGGTACCCATTTGGTAGGCATCCAGTTACAGGAAAAGAAACATTAATTGGAATGAGAGGCGTAGTGGTAAGATCCACGGACGATCTAATGGAAGTGAAACTAAACAATAAACAGATATGGAGAGCCATGTCTGCTGATGGTCACAAAATATCCACAGGAACTGACGTGATGGTGAAGAACGTTGATAACCTTACAGTTGTAATTGAAGAAGCTGCATCCTCAGGCTCGACTGATTAGTTTTTTCGTGTAATTGGGTCAGTGACCAAAAAACTATATATTAACGTAAAATGCATGGTCGAAAACCGATGAAAACTTATCTTAAAGTGACGTTTTCCAGTGAGGGTGCGAAACCCAGTGAGGTTATAAATAGGCTGAGATCTCTTGGATTTAAGCCTGTGATGGGCGAGCAGGATCTGATATATGAATGGGGCAACAGCGCTACTATTGAAGATTCCATATGGTTCGCCGACAAGATTCAAGCCACCCTTGAAGGATTCAGAGTAATGTTTCAGATAGAGACCATGCTGGATTAAGTCAACAGGAGTGATACTTCCTACTTCTCCCTATAAGGTATTCTTCTTATATCGCCACATTTTGAGCATGTTACGGTGAGAATCCCGTTTTTCAGCCTGATTTTATCATCAACAGTATAAGGCATTTTACATCTTTTGCAATAGGATCTTTTGACAAACTTTGGCAGCGTTACATCTATTCGCCTGCCTATGGATTCTGCAATTATATTGTATCTCCTGGCCAGGAGTGGATCATTAAGCTTTCTCTTTTCCATTAGCCCATTAAGAACGGCTATCCTGTTTAACGCGACTTTATCGATATTCCTGTTCTTTCGCATATCTAATTGAATTACGCCATCCGATTTAAGCACAAAAAGTCATGGTGTGCTTGATTTCAATTTTGGAAGGCGTACACAACATGCTTGTTAATCGACCTTTACGCTAAAAATTCAGGATTATAGTAAGTATAATTCTATAAATCTATTGTTCGACGCCAATCTGAGTGAAATCTGTTCGCAGGCGAAATAGGAAACTTAAGGAACTGCCTATGTCCAGCCGAAAAACAATGAACCGAGAAGGGATCTTGTCTCAAAGAGCGAGGGGTGTTACGAATGAATACCAGTCGCATGTATCCACTGCCAACATTTGGGACTATCTGCCCTGCAAATGGTTAATAAATTTAGGGCTATTATGAAAGATCATGATCAAGCTTGTGATCCTGGATGTTGATGGCACAATAACTGATCAGAACAGGCTGATATCTACCAAAGCCATAGAAGCTATAAGAACGGCTGAGCAAAATGGTGTTGTCGTTTCTCTGATCAGCGGCAACGTGATTCCGGTGATGTATGCGTTGAAAATATTTCTAGGCATTAACGGTCCGGTGTTTGCTGAAAATGGCGGAGTGGAATTTAATACCGACATTACACCATTCTTCACGATGGATGAGCCAAAGCGATTCTACAGGAAGCTCCTTGAACTGAACCTCTGTGAAGGCATCCTTACCAATACCTGGAGATACTGTTCTGTTGGTTATTTCCCAAAAGAGGAAAAGGTAGAGGAAATATATGAATTGTCAAAGGATTATAATGTTGAGCTCACCGACAGCAGCTTTTCATGGCACATTCTAAATAAAGGACAGAACAAGGGATATGCTATCAGGAAATTGATTGAAAAGTTCTCCATGTCTCCAGATAATATACTGGCTTGTGGGGATTCTCTCAACGATATGCCTATGTTTTCTTTACCAGTTAAAAAAGCAGTGCCGAAAAATGCCAAACAAGAGTTAAAATCTCTGGCGGACTATATATCCGCAAAGGATCATGGAGATAGTATTGCGGACATACTTTCACGGATTGACAGTTTTTAAATCCTTGACATTCAAACCGATGTGATCCTCTATCAATTCGTGGTCTTCAATTAAAAGCTGACCACGCATTATAACATTCTTGGGAAAGATTGCCTCAAAATCGTTGAATGGAGAAGTCTTAGTTTTTGAGTGCAATCGACTTTCGTCAATACGTCTGGTTTCGCCTAGATCGAAGTTCAGGAAATCTGCATAATATCCTACAGCAATTTTCCCTTTCTTCAGATCCATCACGTTTGCAGGATTCAATATCGCGGTGCGAACAAGAGTGTTTATGTCCAAAATTTTCTTGCTGAATAAAGCGAGCAAGATCGGTATTCTTGTCTCAACCCCTATGATCCCAGAAGCTGCATGGTTAAATTCTTCTTTTTCCGCCTGCGTATGCGGTGCATGATCTGAAGAGATTATGTCAAATTTGCCGGCAAGATAAAGCTCGAAAAGCCCATTCATCACACTGCGGGATCTGAGTGGCGGGTTAACCTTACCCCACGAACCGAGTGACAATTCGTCGTTCAGGAATATATGGTGAGGAGTCACCTCTTTCATAACAGAAGAGGCAGCGATGGAGACAGACTTCGTAGAGCTAAGGTGTGCGGCTATTTTTTTCTTTACCTTGAACTTGTTTATATATTCTATCGCCAAATTTTCACATTCTTCAGGTCTTGCAAGGTTGTGTTCCCGCAGAGTTCCGACATAACTAGGTCGGTACCGATCAAGGCATTCCTGACTTTCCGCATGAAAGATCACTGGCTTGTTGTAAGAATCCAATTTCTCAATCTGCTTATCATCGATCTTTGAGAGCCCAACAGTGTTCGTGCTTCCTCCCAGATAAATCTTTATCCCGCTGCTCCTCGGATCTATCAATTCCGCATTATTTCCGACGAACATCGAGTAAAGGCCAAAGTCGCAGAAAGCCTTGGATCTAACCTGGGAGAACTTATCCTCGAAACTTACGCGGTCGGTTATAGGTATACGGTTATTGGGCATGTCAAAAACCGTCGTGTTGCCTCCGAATAATGCAGCAGTTGTTCCAGTTCTAAAGTCTTCTTTTTCTGTTTCGCCAGGGTCGCGAAAATGAACGTGAATATCAGTTCCAGCTGGCAATATCGGACCTTCAATACGGATTCTCCTTTCACCTTGCAGGTTCTTTCCAATACTATCTATTATACCGTCAGAAACACCAATTTCGAGTTCTCTGAAGCGCCCATCAACGAAAAAATTACCAGAAAAAACCAACTCCGAAGCCATGTATGATGATTAAAGATACGGTTTTAATCTTTGTTTTCTGAGACGGTTAGACGGCAGTTCTCAGGTAATGGAAATATTGCTGATTATGTATAAGAATTATTAAAATCAAGGTTTGACAATGAATTCTGCGGAGACGGACCATGCACTATCGTTAACAATGAGTAATCATGACGACCTTGGCCATGCGAATAAAGGGGCAAACAGCAAGGAAAATTATGGAGAGCTACTGGTTATTTTCTTGCTGTCAGGTCAAATCACCCTGACTTAGACCCCTCTTTTCTCCCCCCACAGGAGCTTGTGCAGTTGCGGAAGTACACGGACATCCATTTTTAAGTCAAGAACTTTCTCGACCAGCCATTTCATATCGGTTCCCCAGGCAGGTTGGAGAATTTTTTCGCATGGAAGATTATGCGCACTTATGAATTTTCTAGCGAATTCAAAATCCGTATCATCTGCTATGACAAACTTGGCATAATCGGTGTCTCTAAGATAACTGAGATTATTTGTAAATAATCGTCTTTCTTCTCCAGATGATGGTGTCTTTATGTCCATGTCGATCACGACGCTCCTCGAAAAGGTATATGGAAGTATGCTCAGGGATCCGCTTGTCTCTAGGAGAAGGTTCTTTCCACGGTCGATTACACCACGCACAAAAGTTGGGGCGTCTCGCTGTACCAATGGTTCACCACCCGTGAAACAGATCCATTTTTCTGGTGCCTGGGAAACCAGGTTAAGAAGAGTTTTCATGTCGGCTTCTTTACCACCTGAAAATGTATACGTGGAATCACACCACCTGCATCTCAAGTTACATCCGTTTGTGCGTACAAAGAACATCGGGACACCTATCATAATCCCTTCTCCCTGTATGCTGTGAAACGTTTCGGTTATTAACAACCCGTTAGCATTGAATTGTAGGATATATCTTTATTGCGTTCCAAAGATCAGAAGTATTGAGTCGATGATATCGTTTCTGTGTGTCGCTTTCTGTTCCAAATATTTATTCAAGATCCAATCGTTGTACAATTCCAATCTTCCAACAGATGCGCTATGATTGGCTTTTTCTCTTTCAACAATCCAGGATACTATTCGAGCTCGGAAATGTTAAATTGAGGTAAGCAATAGTCATAGCATGGAACACAAACTTCTTGAGCAGAGGCTAAAGAAAATATTCGAGTATGCAAAAGACGTGGACGCCCTCCTTATTATGCAGGGTGATGAAAATTCCGTTGACAAAACTTTTTTCTATATAACTGACCCTGATGGCGGAATATTTGAATCTTCTGCCCTCATAGTGAAACCTGATAACGTAAAGATCCTTACGAGCCAGCTTGAGGAAGAAATCGCAAGGAGAACAGGCATGGACGTTATCGTAACTAAAGGGATGGCAGATCTGAAAAAACAGATCATAGAGAACCTTAAGGGGCTTAACACAATCGGCCTAAATTATACCTCCCTGACACTGGAGCAGTACAGGGATCTTCTGCGTATTGTGCCCGATAAGGAATTTGTAAATATTTCAAGTTCTATAGAAGAGTCGAGGCGCCTGAAAGATCCAGAGGAACTAAACAGAATCAGGGAAGCAGCAAAGATTGCCAGTGAAGCAATTCAGAACGTGATTCCCAAGATAAGAGAAGGCATGACGGAAACAGAACTCGCCTCGGAGATGGTCTACCAAATGATGCGCCTGGGAGCGAGCGAACCTTCATTCAGCACAATTGTTGCATTTGGCAAAAATGCTTCCATGCCTCATTACACTCCAGGAGATGCAAAGTTAAAGAGAGGAGACTTTGTTCTTATCGACTACGGCGCAATATACAAGAGATACTGCTCGGACGTTACCAGAACAATGGTTTTCGGCAAGGCCTCAGAAGAACAAAAGGAGGTATACGATACGGTTCTTGCTGCCCAGAAAGCAGGCTTTTCAAAGATAAGAGAAAATGTGAATGGGAAAGATGTCGATCTTGCAGCCAGAAACGTCATAGATGGATCCAAGTACAAGGGGAGATTCATTCATTCCCTTGGGCATGGCGTTGGCATGGATGTTCATGACCATCCGGCATTCTCACCAAATTTCGATATTCCAATAAAGGAAAATATGGTTGTCACTGTCGAACCGGGAATATATATCCCTGATTTTGGCGGTGTGAGGATAGAGGATGATGTCATTGTCAAGAAGGATGGCTGTGAGATAATAAGCACTGCTCCAAGAGATCTTATCGAATTATGAAGAAGGCGCAATGATCGATCAGTCAATATTTGACACAAATAAAGAAAGCATAACGCTTCTGCTTGGATCAAACGATGAGCGGATGTACACCATACGTAAAAATGCCTATAGGCTTATATTGGGGTCCCTCACAGATGATGAGGACCACGGAATAAGGGACCCGGATGATCTCTCGTGTCTGCCACTTTCTTTGTGGATTTTGAAATACATAAATGAGAGTATACTGACCTCCAGAACAATAAATTTCGTGAGAGATTTTATTGAACGGTATGTAAATTCAGGGAAGGTTTCTGATGAGGATGTAGAGTTCGTTTCCAGGGTATTTTCCCTGACTGTTGATTACGACCTGGAAGATGGGCATTTTCTTATTCCTGTGGGGCAGCTCATTTCCAACGTTGCAAGACTCAGCGGCTATAACCACCGGTTGATATATCAGAACCTTGATCGTGGGCTTGTCATATGCCGCAGACCTCTAGTTGCCAAGGTAATTAGAGAGGCTTTTGTAAAACATGCTTTCAGTGCGTACGATTCCATAGATCCGGACGCGACAGCCGAAGTTCTTGCTCCCATTTATGAGGAAGTAGACGAAATAATAAACAAGTTGAAGTCCTCGGGAATAAAGGTGAACGTTGATCTCGGATCAGTTGATTTTTCAATGTTCCCTCCGTGCATAAAAGAGTATATTAGCGAGATGCGTGAGGGAATAAATCTCCCCCATCTTGCACGTTTTACTCTCGTCAGCTTTTTGCACAAGATTGGGATGGATAATCCTTCCATGGTTGAACTGTTCAAAACCGCCCCAGACTTCAACGAAAGGCTGACAACGTATCAAATCAACCACATTACCGGTCAGATATCAAGTACGGAGTATTCACCGCCAAAATGCTCTGTCCTTCTATCCAATCACCTGTGTTACAAGGACAATGATCCGATATGCAACAAAGAATGGCTGAAACACCCGTTACAATATTATACATTCAAGAAGAAAATTAGTGCAAAGCCTGTCATGAAAACTAAAAGTGCAAGGAAAACGAGTAAAAAATTTAATCATTAATATAAATAAGAAAAAAACGGAATAAATTTATTGCCTTCACGGATAGGTGTTTTATGAAAATAAACGTCGACGGAAATGACAGAAGATTCAAGGCCGTATGGTTTGAGAATAATGATGTACGGCTGATTGACCAGAGAAAACTTCCTGAGGAACTTGAGATTATTAACGCCAAGGACAGTGACGAGGTTGCAACGATAATCAGGGACATGGCGGTAAGAGGTGCTCCAGCCATAGGGATCACTGCGGCTTACGGCCTGGCCATGGCCAAGATCAAGGGAGAAGACATGGAGAAGGCCGTTAAGAAAATTGGCGGAACCAGGCCAACAGCCTATGATCTTTTCAAGGCCATCGAATATATGAGATCCAATAATTTCGAATTGAGCGCCGCAACGCGTTATGCCAATGAGATCAGCGGAAGATGTAAAAAGATAGGTGAATATGGAAACCAGCTGATTTCTGATGGTTCCAAGATACTTACACACTGTAACGCCGGCGCTCTTGCTGTTGTGGACTGGGGAACGGCTCTTGCACCAATGAGGGTGGCTCACGACGAAGGGAAGAGTATCTTTGTTTTTGTGGATGAAACGAGGCCGAGGCTTCAGGGAGCAAGGCTGACAGCGTGGGAGCTCCTCCAGGAGGGTATTGATCATGCGATAATATCGGACAATGCAGCTGGTTTTTACATGAAGAGGGGAGAAGTCGATCTCGCCATAGTTGGCGCTGACAGAATCGCTTCAAACGGAGATTTTGCGAACAAGATAGGGACTTACGAAAAAGCTGTAGTTGCAAAAGCCAATAACGTACCGTTTTATGTTGCAGCCCCC from Thermoplasmatales archaeon carries:
- a CDS encoding Xaa-Pro peptidase family protein, whose translation is MEHKLLEQRLKKIFEYAKDVDALLIMQGDENSVDKTFFYITDPDGGIFESSALIVKPDNVKILTSQLEEEIARRTGMDVIVTKGMADLKKQIIENLKGLNTIGLNYTSLTLEQYRDLLRIVPDKEFVNISSSIEESRRLKDPEELNRIREAAKIASEAIQNVIPKIREGMTETELASEMVYQMMRLGASEPSFSTIVAFGKNASMPHYTPGDAKLKRGDFVLIDYGAIYKRYCSDVTRTMVFGKASEEQKEVYDTVLAAQKAGFSKIRENVNGKDVDLAARNVIDGSKYKGRFIHSLGHGVGMDVHDHPAFSPNFDIPIKENMVVTVEPGIYIPDFGGVRIEDDVIVKKDGCEIISTAPRDLIEL
- a CDS encoding dihydroorotase, which produces MASELVFSGNFFVDGRFRELEIGVSDGIIDSIGKNLQGERRIRIEGPILPAGTDIHVHFRDPGETEKEDFRTGTTAALFGGNTTVFDMPNNRIPITDRVSFEDKFSQVRSKAFCDFGLYSMFVGNNAELIDPRSSGIKIYLGGSTNTVGLSKIDDKQIEKLDSYNKPVIFHAESQECLDRYRPSYVGTLREHNLARPEECENLAIEYINKFKVKKKIAAHLSSTKSVSIAASSVMKEVTPHHIFLNDELSLGSWGKVNPPLRSRSVMNGLFELYLAGKFDIISSDHAPHTQAEKEEFNHAASGIIGVETRIPILLALFSKKILDINTLVRTAILNPANVMDLKKGKIAVGYYADFLNFDLGETRRIDESRLHSKTKTSPFNDFEAIFPKNVIMRGQLLIEDHELIEDHIGLNVKDLKTVNP
- a CDS encoding S-methyl-5-thioribose-1-phosphate isomerase, whose product is MKINVDGNDRRFKAVWFENNDVRLIDQRKLPEELEIINAKDSDEVATIIRDMAVRGAPAIGITAAYGLAMAKIKGEDMEKAVKKIGGTRPTAYDLFKAIEYMRSNNFELSAATRYANEISGRCKKIGEYGNQLISDGSKILTHCNAGALAVVDWGTALAPMRVAHDEGKSIFVFVDETRPRLQGARLTAWELLQEGIDHAIISDNAAGFYMKRGEVDLAIVGADRIASNGDFANKIGTYEKAVVAKANNVPFYVAAPGSTFDFSIKTGDEIPIEERSEDEVLTINGKNIGPKGSAAKNPAFDVTPHEYVTAFITEYGIFRPEELHRMQNLIEKDLFMRST
- a CDS encoding 7-carboxy-7-deazaguanine synthase QueE — translated: MLITETFHSIQGEGIMIGVPMFFVRTNGCNLRCRWCDSTYTFSGGKEADMKTLLNLVSQAPEKWICFTGGEPLVQRDAPTFVRGVIDRGKNLLLETSGSLSILPYTFSRSVVIDMDIKTPSSGEERRLFTNNLSYLRDTDYAKFVIADDTDFEFARKFISAHNLPCEKILQPAWGTDMKWLVEKVLDLKMDVRVLPQLHKLLWGEKRGV